A single genomic interval of Bradyrhizobium japonicum USDA 6 harbors:
- a CDS encoding decarboxylase has protein sequence MSKEAKPAQKRIDQFFSGPGCRADDWRDLVEAAKVWARGGDRAKYDAALADLSVTEEFHGYPGLQLMAALREAAVAGDAAGSLALSTRITQALQTKSFRQHAGDASDNDEGNGDASDLLVPTSGSARRPYFETLIVTGVSSNSWPSLAAEWRKLRRPADQFVYEPVFVGSLEDAFCATLLNPNLAAVVINEGFGLRSRHDAPILRTMTSSARLNDESDASALGLAHIIKRIRPELDLYLMSNRDVEEMAGNPEANVARRIFYSIEELLELHLSILEGVQDRYDTPFFDNLKKYAQRPIGTFHALPIARGKSIFKSDWIRDMGEFYGLNLFLAESSATTGGLDSLLEPTGNIKKAQDKAARALGADRVFFVTNGTSTSNKMAVQALLAPGDIAIVDRNCHKSHHYGMVLAGAQPLYVEAFPMTEYSMYGAVPLKTIKQALLNAKADGRLDRVKMLDLTNCTFDGHIYNTRRVMEECLAIKPDLIFLWDEAWFGFARFSPFLRRRTGLGAANEIEAWMHDPKSVAAYEQQQAELGKNPSNEVLLKTRLIPDPRQIRLRVYQTNSTHKSMSAIRQGSMLSVKDVEFHTVEQQFKEAVFTHASTSPNQQLIASLDVSRRQMELEGYGLVANAIEVAFAIRKAVNNNPLISKYFRVLGADAMVPALYRQSGFTDYLAAGVNWANTLKSLDDDEFCLDPTRMTLVCGTAGFDGTQFKGMLANEYSIQVNKTSRNSVLIQSNINNTRSDVAHLVRVLAEIAGEVDRGLAQGGANAKKTFEARVKSLMKDVPDLPNFSHFHPSFRGDAGTKTNEGDIRSGFYTAYNAAGCEFIRLGDPEIDRRLKAGPELVSASFVIPYPPGFPIMVPGQVITQETIDFMRKLDVKEIHGYDAKEGLKLVRAEALAKIGKPKPGASPKLKAAS, from the coding sequence ATGTCCAAAGAAGCCAAGCCCGCGCAGAAGCGCATCGATCAGTTCTTTTCCGGGCCCGGCTGCCGGGCAGACGATTGGCGTGACCTCGTTGAGGCGGCCAAGGTGTGGGCGCGCGGCGGAGATCGCGCGAAATACGATGCAGCACTTGCTGATCTTTCTGTGACGGAAGAATTTCACGGCTATCCAGGCCTGCAATTGATGGCGGCGTTGCGGGAAGCCGCCGTCGCCGGTGACGCGGCCGGCTCGCTCGCTTTGTCGACGCGGATCACGCAGGCCCTTCAAACCAAGTCCTTCCGCCAGCATGCGGGCGACGCGAGCGACAACGATGAGGGCAACGGTGATGCCTCTGATCTGCTGGTGCCGACATCTGGTTCTGCGCGCCGTCCTTATTTCGAGACCCTGATCGTCACCGGTGTCTCATCCAACAGTTGGCCGTCACTTGCGGCCGAATGGCGCAAGCTGCGGCGGCCGGCGGATCAGTTCGTCTATGAACCGGTCTTCGTGGGGAGCCTCGAAGACGCCTTCTGTGCCACGCTTCTGAACCCCAATCTCGCGGCGGTCGTGATCAATGAAGGTTTTGGGCTGCGCTCGCGTCATGATGCGCCCATCCTGCGCACGATGACTTCCTCGGCCCGTCTGAACGATGAAAGCGATGCGTCCGCGCTTGGGCTCGCCCATATCATCAAGCGGATCCGTCCGGAGCTCGACCTCTACCTGATGTCCAACCGCGACGTGGAGGAGATGGCCGGGAATCCCGAGGCCAACGTCGCCCGCCGTATCTTCTATTCCATCGAAGAGCTGCTCGAGCTGCATCTGTCCATCCTCGAAGGCGTGCAAGACCGCTACGACACGCCGTTCTTCGACAATCTCAAGAAATATGCACAGCGGCCGATTGGGACATTCCATGCGCTGCCGATCGCGCGCGGCAAATCCATCTTCAAGTCGGACTGGATCCGCGACATGGGCGAGTTCTACGGCCTGAACCTGTTTTTGGCCGAGAGCAGCGCGACCACCGGCGGCCTCGACAGCCTGCTGGAGCCGACTGGCAACATCAAGAAGGCGCAGGACAAGGCGGCGCGGGCGCTTGGCGCCGACCGCGTCTTCTTCGTCACCAACGGCACCTCGACCTCGAACAAGATGGCGGTGCAGGCCCTGCTGGCACCGGGCGATATCGCAATCGTCGACCGCAATTGTCACAAGTCGCATCATTACGGCATGGTGCTGGCGGGCGCGCAGCCGCTCTACGTCGAAGCCTTCCCGATGACGGAGTATTCGATGTACGGCGCCGTGCCGCTGAAGACGATCAAGCAGGCGCTGCTGAACGCCAAGGCCGACGGCCGGCTCGACCGCGTCAAGATGCTCGACCTCACCAACTGCACGTTCGACGGCCACATCTACAACACCCGCCGGGTCATGGAGGAATGCCTCGCCATCAAGCCCGATCTGATCTTCCTGTGGGACGAAGCCTGGTTCGGCTTTGCGCGCTTCTCGCCGTTCTTGCGACGACGCACCGGGTTGGGCGCGGCCAACGAGATCGAGGCCTGGATGCACGACCCGAAATCGGTCGCGGCCTATGAACAGCAACAGGCCGAACTCGGCAAGAACCCTTCGAACGAAGTGCTGCTCAAGACCCGGCTCATTCCCGATCCGCGTCAGATCCGCCTGCGGGTCTACCAGACCAATTCGACGCACAAGTCGATGTCCGCGATCCGGCAGGGCTCGATGCTGTCCGTCAAGGACGTCGAATTTCACACCGTCGAGCAGCAATTCAAGGAAGCGGTCTTCACCCACGCCTCGACCAGTCCGAACCAGCAGCTCATTGCCAGCCTCGACGTCTCGCGGCGCCAGATGGAGTTGGAGGGCTACGGTCTCGTCGCCAATGCGATCGAAGTCGCGTTCGCCATTCGCAAGGCGGTCAACAACAATCCGCTGATCTCGAAATACTTCCGCGTTCTCGGCGCCGACGCCATGGTGCCCGCGCTCTATCGCCAGAGCGGCTTCACCGACTATCTGGCGGCCGGCGTAAACTGGGCAAATACCCTGAAGAGCCTGGACGACGACGAGTTCTGCCTCGATCCGACCCGCATGACTCTGGTGTGCGGCACGGCGGGCTTCGACGGCACCCAGTTCAAGGGGATGCTGGCGAACGAATACAGCATCCAGGTCAACAAGACCTCGCGCAATTCAGTCCTGATCCAGTCCAACATCAACAACACCCGCAGCGACGTGGCGCATCTTGTCAGGGTTTTGGCCGAGATCGCGGGCGAGGTGGATCGCGGCCTCGCCCAAGGCGGTGCCAATGCGAAGAAGACCTTCGAGGCGCGGGTCAAGAGCCTGATGAAAGACGTGCCCGACCTGCCGAACTTCTCGCATTTCCACCCGAGCTTCCGTGGCGATGCCGGCACCAAGACCAACGAGGGCGATATCCGTAGCGGCTTCTACACGGCCTATAACGCGGCGGGGTGCGAATTCATCCGGCTCGGTGATCCCGAGATCGACCGTCGCCTGAAGGCTGGACCTGAACTGGTTTCCGCCAGTTTCGTGATCCCGTATCCGCCGGGCTTCCCGATCATGGTGCCGGGCCAGGTCATCACCCAGGAGACCATCGACTTCATGCGCAAGCTCGATGTGAAGGAGATCCATGGCTACGACGCCAAGGAAGGCCTGAAGCTCGTGCGCGCAGAAGCCTTGGCGAAGATCGGCAAGCCGAAGCCCGGTGCTTCGCCGAAGCTCAAGGCGGCGTCATAA
- a CDS encoding aspartate:alanine exchanger family transporter: MQGFFTFLQQNPFLLLFFVVGLAVWIGRASIKGYGLGMVAGAIVVGAGLAVWSSTYGVKLELNNFAKSLFYYLFMYGVGLRVGPSFINSLKGDGIKFVVLAVVSSVLGLALVVLGAKLFALPTGAAGGMLAGSQTMSAAIGSAEQAITSGVVKLPEGMKPEEATGMIALSYGITYIWGTVGIILICKYLPRWWGIDAQAAAKKYELDFGVKDLEGGALTGYRQFGVRAYRLENPAQVGKSIEGFRKENPEYRIANVLRGGESVGANADLVLQKGDIVALGGATEHLTDKMGLIGPEVADAKALSVALDQADILVTNKEMVGRTFESFRDLAIAGQLQIGKVERGGVPLPAGLKTELQRMDIISVVGLKSAVDELGKMWGRIARYNTSTDLLTLSVGMILGFLIGRIEFPAFGAKIGLGNAGGLLLAGVIVSSIVSRLRFFGSTPNAARNVLEDLGLVVFVAIVGVNAGAGLLAQLTGAVALKIFLVGFIACTIPPFVVWAIGFHIFKINPAVLMGGVAGARSHSGPCREAAVEIKSTVPWIGFPVAYAVSGILLTVFGYFAMLLAQ, translated from the coding sequence ATGCAGGGGTTTTTCACGTTTCTGCAGCAGAATCCATTTCTGCTTCTGTTCTTCGTCGTCGGGCTGGCGGTATGGATCGGGCGGGCCAGCATCAAGGGCTATGGCCTCGGCATGGTGGCCGGCGCCATCGTGGTCGGCGCTGGCTTGGCGGTATGGTCATCGACTTATGGCGTAAAGCTCGAGCTCAACAATTTTGCCAAAAGCCTGTTCTACTATCTTTTCATGTACGGCGTCGGCCTGCGGGTCGGCCCGTCCTTCATCAACAGCCTGAAGGGTGACGGGATCAAGTTCGTCGTCCTGGCGGTGGTCTCGAGTGTCCTTGGCCTCGCGCTTGTCGTTCTCGGCGCAAAACTCTTCGCGCTTCCGACGGGCGCTGCGGGCGGCATGCTTGCGGGTTCGCAGACCATGTCTGCCGCGATCGGTTCGGCCGAGCAGGCGATCACGTCGGGCGTCGTCAAGCTGCCTGAGGGGATGAAGCCCGAGGAAGCGACCGGCATGATCGCGCTGTCCTACGGCATCACCTACATCTGGGGGACCGTCGGCATCATCCTGATTTGCAAATACCTGCCGCGCTGGTGGGGCATCGACGCCCAGGCCGCCGCGAAGAAGTATGAGCTGGACTTCGGCGTCAAGGACCTCGAAGGCGGCGCTCTCACCGGCTATCGGCAGTTCGGCGTGCGTGCCTACCGGCTGGAGAACCCGGCCCAGGTCGGCAAGAGCATCGAGGGCTTCCGCAAGGAGAACCCCGAATATCGCATCGCCAACGTATTGCGAGGCGGCGAGTCGGTGGGGGCCAATGCGGACCTCGTGCTTCAGAAGGGCGACATTGTCGCGCTGGGCGGCGCGACAGAGCACCTCACCGACAAGATGGGCCTGATCGGGCCCGAGGTTGCCGACGCCAAGGCACTTAGCGTTGCTCTGGATCAGGCCGATATCCTCGTCACCAACAAGGAGATGGTCGGGAGGACCTTTGAATCCTTCCGCGACCTGGCAATTGCCGGCCAGTTGCAGATCGGCAAGGTCGAGCGCGGTGGCGTGCCGCTTCCGGCCGGCCTCAAGACCGAGCTGCAGCGGATGGACATCATCTCGGTGGTCGGTCTGAAGTCGGCCGTCGACGAGCTCGGCAAGATGTGGGGCCGCATCGCGCGTTACAACACCTCGACCGATCTACTGACGCTGTCTGTCGGCATGATCCTTGGCTTCCTGATCGGCCGGATCGAATTCCCGGCCTTCGGCGCCAAGATCGGCCTCGGCAATGCCGGTGGCTTGTTGCTGGCGGGCGTGATTGTTTCCTCGATCGTGTCTCGCTTGCGCTTCTTCGGCAGCACGCCGAACGCGGCGCGCAACGTGCTGGAGGATCTCGGCCTCGTCGTCTTTGTCGCGATCGTCGGCGTCAATGCGGGTGCCGGCCTGCTGGCCCAGCTCACCGGTGCCGTCGCCTTGAAGATCTTCCTCGTCGGCTTCATCGCCTGCACGATCCCGCCGTTCGTCGTCTGGGCGATCGGCTTCCACATATTCAAGATCAACCCGGCGGTGCTGATGGGCGGTGTTGCCGGCGCACGGTCGCATTCCGGTCCGTGCCGCGAGGCAGCGGTCGAAATCAAAAGCACGGTGCCCTGGATCGGTTTCCCGGTCGCCTATGCCGTATCGGGCATTCTGCTCACCGTGTTCGGCTACTTCGCAATGCTTCTAGCCCAATAG
- the ppk2 gene encoding polyphosphate kinase 2, producing the protein MAKDAPAERMKRKDYEKELEKLQVELCHLQEWVKAEKLKVIIIFEGRDAAGKGGTIKALTEKVSPRVFRVCALPAPSDRQKSQLFLQRYIEQFPAGGEIVIFDRSWYNRAGVEYVMGFCSPAEHRRFLELCPLVEKFAVDAGIILIKLWLEVGMEEQELRFKARIEDPLRQWKLSPMDTESFGRWYDYSRARDMMFEATDTKHAPWRLIRSDDKRRARLNVISHILRTIPYKEVKREKVKLPPRSHKGRYNDQASLRGLKFVEERY; encoded by the coding sequence ATGGCCAAGGACGCGCCCGCGGAGCGGATGAAGCGGAAGGACTATGAGAAGGAGCTCGAGAAGCTCCAGGTAGAGCTGTGTCACCTCCAGGAATGGGTGAAAGCCGAAAAGCTGAAGGTGATCATCATTTTCGAGGGGCGCGACGCGGCCGGCAAGGGTGGCACCATCAAGGCGCTGACCGAAAAGGTGAGCCCGCGCGTGTTCCGTGTCTGCGCCCTGCCCGCGCCCTCCGACCGGCAGAAATCCCAGCTGTTCCTGCAGCGCTATATCGAGCAATTCCCGGCCGGCGGTGAGATCGTGATTTTCGACCGCAGCTGGTACAACCGCGCCGGCGTTGAGTACGTCATGGGCTTCTGCTCGCCGGCCGAACACAGGCGCTTCCTGGAATTGTGTCCGCTGGTCGAGAAGTTCGCCGTGGACGCGGGCATCATCCTGATCAAGCTTTGGCTCGAGGTCGGGATGGAGGAGCAGGAACTCCGCTTCAAGGCGCGTATCGAGGATCCGCTGCGGCAGTGGAAGCTGAGCCCGATGGACACCGAGTCGTTCGGGCGCTGGTACGATTACTCACGCGCGCGTGACATGATGTTCGAGGCGACTGACACGAAGCATGCACCGTGGCGACTGATCCGCTCCGACGACAAGCGGCGAGCGCGGCTCAACGTCATCTCGCACATCCTGAGAACGATCCCTTACAAGGAGGTCAAGCGGGAGAAGGTCAAGCTGCCGCCGCGGTCCCACAAGGGACGTTACAACGACCAGGCGAGCCTGCGCGGCCTGAAGTTCGTCGAGGAACGCTACTGA
- a CDS encoding HlyD family secretion protein: protein MFELMFCSLLTILPDYLYRRYVQGKRFGKEITFFSVWYELRWGITGCLMLTVSLITMIFYFHPSTSSATLYFRTVPILPEGSGRVAEVKIGFSAPVKKGEVLFTLDASKQQAAVATARRKIAEVDAAMQTAQADVVKAEAQIGEAKANYQQAKDELDVKSELQRRNPGIVPQRDIEKLQVLVDQRQSGIDAATAARQSAALQVSTSLPAQRASAEAALDEAQVDLDKTLVRAGVDGRVEQFLVRSGDVVNQLMRPAGILIPAEAGRSVLQAGFGQIEAQVMKTGMVAEATCISKPWVIIPMVITTVQDYIAAGQFRSGEQLLEAQNVVRPGTILVFLEPLYKGGLEGVTPGSSCIVNAYTSNHEEISAKDTPTSRKIALHVVDGVGLVHALLLRIQALLLPIQTLVLSGH, encoded by the coding sequence ATGTTTGAGCTGATGTTCTGCTCGCTGCTGACGATCCTGCCCGACTATCTCTACCGCCGCTATGTCCAGGGCAAGCGCTTCGGCAAGGAGATCACCTTCTTCTCCGTCTGGTACGAGCTGCGTTGGGGCATTACCGGCTGCCTGATGCTGACGGTGTCGCTGATCACCATGATCTTCTATTTCCATCCGTCGACATCCAGCGCGACGCTTTATTTCCGCACCGTGCCGATCCTGCCCGAAGGCTCGGGGCGCGTGGCCGAGGTCAAGATCGGCTTCAGCGCGCCGGTGAAGAAAGGCGAAGTGCTGTTCACGCTCGACGCGTCGAAGCAGCAGGCCGCGGTCGCGACCGCCAGGCGCAAGATCGCCGAAGTCGATGCCGCCATGCAGACGGCACAAGCTGACGTGGTCAAGGCCGAGGCGCAGATCGGCGAAGCGAAGGCGAATTATCAGCAGGCCAAGGACGAGCTCGACGTCAAGAGCGAGCTGCAGCGACGAAATCCCGGTATCGTGCCGCAGCGCGATATCGAAAAGCTCCAAGTGCTGGTCGACCAGCGCCAGTCCGGCATCGATGCCGCGACGGCCGCGCGGCAGTCGGCGGCGTTGCAGGTCTCGACCTCGCTTCCAGCGCAGAGGGCGAGTGCCGAGGCGGCGCTTGATGAGGCCCAGGTCGATCTCGACAAGACACTGGTCCGCGCCGGCGTCGACGGGCGCGTCGAGCAGTTCCTTGTCCGCTCCGGCGATGTCGTCAACCAGTTGATGCGGCCTGCGGGAATCCTGATTCCGGCGGAGGCCGGCCGATCGGTCCTTCAGGCCGGCTTCGGTCAGATCGAGGCCCAGGTGATGAAGACCGGCATGGTGGCGGAGGCGACCTGCATCTCGAAGCCGTGGGTCATCATTCCGATGGTGATCACAACGGTGCAGGACTACATCGCCGCCGGCCAATTCCGCTCCGGCGAGCAGTTACTGGAAGCACAGAACGTCGTTCGGCCCGGCACGATCCTGGTGTTCCTGGAGCCGCTCTACAAAGGCGGCCTCGAGGGCGTGACGCCGGGCTCGAGCTGCATCGTCAACGCCTACACCAGCAATCACGAGGAGATTTCCGCCAAGGACACGCCGACCAGCCGGAAGATCGCGCTGCACGTCGTCGACGGCGTCGGCCTGGTCCATGCCCTGCTGCTGCGCATCCAGGCTTTGCTGCTGCCGATCCAGACGCTGGTGCTGAGCGGGCACTGA
- a CDS encoding sensor histidine kinase translates to MSGHVTIASTKSWSVTAAVLCLGLLLAACMLSGPARAAEPVSVARSEPKRVLILHSFGREFRPWSEYARSIKVELERQSPWPLDVQEHALLSARFNNAGPETPFVEYLGSLYHGQPPDIVLSIGAPAARFVQRYRAKLFPEAPAVLTVVEQRLVNRLDLTDNDVVVSVRNDFVAAFENILKVLPDIKTVAVVIGASPLEKFWIEEVKQELKPLEGRLDLVWYSDLPFEEILKRASALPPHSALFWGLMSVDAAGIVHEGDIALHRLHAVANAPIFSYQEPFFGDASVGGPMHSVAETSSKTVSAAIRILGGEKPARIKYEPIGFGSPKYDWRELQRWGIGESSLPPGSEILFREPTLWDRYRWQMLLIAAVILIQAGFISGLLHERHRRQLAEIESRQRLAELAHANRYSAVGELTTSIAHELNQPLGSILTNAETAELMLKATAPDINEIRQILADIRRDDQRASEVIRRLRSVLKKRPFEIRDTELNDTVREAIGLVTAVADGRRITLAYAPAAAELNVKGDPVQLQQVVLNLIINALDAVSDADMKKREVSVSTARAGGHAEIRIADTGSGIAVGDLAKIFNPFFTTKPQGMGMGLAIVKTIVEAHHGTIAAENQPSGGALFTIRLPIIH, encoded by the coding sequence ATGAGCGGGCACGTGACCATTGCGTCAACCAAATCGTGGTCAGTCACGGCCGCAGTGCTCTGTCTCGGCCTGCTGCTCGCCGCGTGCATGCTGTCCGGGCCCGCGCGAGCCGCCGAGCCCGTCTCGGTTGCGCGCAGCGAGCCAAAGCGCGTGCTGATCCTGCACTCCTTCGGCCGCGAGTTTCGCCCCTGGAGTGAGTACGCGCGGAGCATCAAGGTCGAGCTCGAGCGGCAATCGCCCTGGCCGCTCGACGTCCAGGAGCACGCGCTGCTCAGCGCGCGCTTCAACAATGCTGGCCCCGAAACGCCCTTCGTCGAATATCTCGGTTCGCTCTACCATGGCCAGCCGCCCGACATTGTGCTGAGCATCGGCGCACCCGCGGCGCGGTTCGTGCAGAGATACCGTGCGAAACTCTTTCCGGAAGCGCCGGCGGTGCTGACCGTGGTCGAACAACGGCTGGTGAACCGCCTGGATCTCACCGACAATGACGTGGTCGTGTCCGTCCGCAATGATTTCGTGGCGGCCTTCGAGAACATTCTCAAGGTCTTGCCCGATATCAAAACGGTTGCCGTTGTGATCGGCGCCTCGCCCCTCGAGAAATTCTGGATAGAGGAGGTGAAGCAGGAGTTGAAACCGCTGGAAGGCAGGCTCGACCTCGTCTGGTACTCCGACCTCCCGTTTGAGGAGATCCTGAAGCGCGCATCGGCGCTTCCACCGCACTCGGCGCTGTTCTGGGGGCTGATGTCGGTCGATGCCGCCGGCATTGTCCACGAGGGCGATATCGCCCTGCACAGGCTGCATGCTGTCGCGAATGCGCCGATCTTCTCGTATCAGGAGCCTTTCTTCGGCGACGCCAGTGTCGGCGGACCCATGCACTCCGTCGCCGAAACCAGTTCGAAGACCGTCAGTGCCGCGATCCGGATCCTCGGCGGCGAGAAGCCGGCCCGCATCAAATACGAGCCGATCGGATTCGGGTCGCCGAAATATGATTGGCGGGAGTTGCAGCGCTGGGGGATAGGCGAGAGCAGTCTACCGCCGGGCAGCGAAATCCTGTTTCGTGAGCCGACCCTCTGGGATCGCTATCGCTGGCAGATGCTGCTGATCGCGGCCGTGATTTTGATACAGGCCGGTTTCATCAGCGGGCTTCTGCACGAGCGCCATCGCCGTCAATTGGCCGAGATCGAGTCGCGACAGCGCCTGGCGGAACTCGCCCACGCCAATCGGTACTCGGCCGTCGGCGAGTTGACGACGTCGATTGCCCACGAGCTGAACCAGCCGCTCGGCTCCATTCTGACCAATGCCGAGACGGCGGAGCTCATGCTCAAAGCCACTGCACCCGACATCAACGAGATCCGCCAGATTCTAGCCGACATCAGGCGCGACGATCAGCGGGCGTCCGAGGTCATCCGCAGGCTTCGCAGCGTCCTGAAGAAGAGGCCGTTTGAAATCAGGGACACCGAACTGAACGACACGGTACGGGAAGCAATTGGCCTGGTGACAGCGGTCGCCGACGGGCGCCGGATCACGCTGGCTTACGCGCCGGCCGCTGCGGAGTTGAACGTCAAGGGCGACCCCGTGCAGCTGCAGCAGGTCGTTCTCAACCTGATCATCAATGCGTTGGATGCGGTCTCCGACGCGGACATGAAGAAGCGCGAGGTCAGCGTATCGACCGCGCGCGCCGGCGGCCACGCCGAGATCAGGATCGCCGATACCGGTTCGGGCATTGCGGTCGGCGACCTCGCGAAGATCTTCAATCCATTCTTCACAACCAAGCCTCAGGGCATGGGTATGGGGCTCGCAATCGTCAAGACCATTGTCGAGGCCCATCACGGCACCATAGCCGCCGAGAACCAGCCGTCGGGCGGCGCGCTGTTCACGATCAGGCTCCCGATCATTCATTAG
- a CDS encoding DUF3300 domain-containing protein has product MFRCGKILMALALMLTLPITATAQTADKPAAPSTQAQPASPPPPSAELLKPEQLEALVAPIALYPDELLANVLAASTYPLEVVQADRWLKERKTLKGDALKAEVDKQAWDDSVKALASTPDVLSMMSDKLEWTQKLGDAFLAQQPDVMDAIQRLRNKAYDNKKLVTTKQQKVSVQSQEGRQVVVIQQADPAEMYVPYYDPATVYGAWPYAEYPPYYWGYPSYIGAGVVAAGIAFGTAWAIGRWGNYWGGGCNWGNRNVYVNHRTTNIGNGWQHNPAHRGGVRYNNTNVQQRFGNTNVRAGASDRMDFRGRDGNQVLRPGQGAGDRAGDRAGDRAGDRGGPGDRAGDRAGDRAGDRGDRAGNRGDRPGGGDRAGAGDRAKGGGDRAKNAGKNAGKGGGDRAKAANRAGGGAAANRGGGGNRGGAMNVSSGRAAAAASARGRSSMASMPRGGGGGGFAGRGGGGGMAMHGGGGGGFRGGGGGGGRGGGGGGRRSDIALKHDIVLLGHLSNGLGYYRFSYIGSDKAYVGVMAQEVERAMPDAVTRGSDGYLRVYYEKLGLTFRTYRDWLADGAKIPAEATP; this is encoded by the coding sequence ATGTTTCGCTGCGGCAAGATCCTGATGGCACTTGCGCTGATGCTGACGCTGCCGATCACCGCAACCGCGCAGACAGCTGACAAGCCGGCGGCGCCAAGCACGCAGGCACAGCCCGCAAGTCCGCCTCCGCCGAGCGCCGAACTCCTGAAACCCGAGCAGCTCGAGGCACTGGTCGCGCCAATCGCGCTCTATCCCGACGAGCTGTTGGCAAATGTGCTGGCGGCATCGACCTATCCGCTGGAAGTCGTGCAGGCCGATCGCTGGCTGAAGGAACGCAAGACGCTGAAGGGCGATGCGCTCAAGGCCGAGGTCGACAAGCAGGCCTGGGACGACAGCGTCAAGGCGCTGGCGAGCACCCCCGATGTTCTTTCGATGATGAGCGACAAGCTCGAATGGACCCAGAAGCTCGGCGATGCCTTTCTCGCCCAGCAGCCCGACGTGATGGACGCGATCCAGCGCCTGCGCAACAAGGCCTATGACAACAAGAAGCTGGTCACGACCAAACAGCAGAAGGTCAGCGTTCAGAGCCAGGAAGGCAGGCAGGTGGTCGTCATCCAGCAGGCCGATCCCGCCGAGATGTACGTGCCCTATTACGATCCGGCGACGGTCTACGGCGCCTGGCCCTACGCGGAGTACCCGCCCTATTATTGGGGCTATCCGTCCTATATCGGCGCCGGCGTGGTTGCTGCCGGCATTGCCTTTGGCACGGCCTGGGCGATCGGGCGCTGGGGCAATTACTGGGGCGGCGGCTGCAACTGGGGCAACCGCAATGTCTACGTCAATCATCGTACCACCAACATCGGCAACGGTTGGCAGCACAATCCCGCCCATCGCGGCGGCGTGCGCTACAACAACACCAACGTCCAACAGCGTTTCGGCAACACCAATGTGAGGGCGGGCGCGTCGGATCGGATGGATTTCCGCGGCCGTGATGGCAACCAGGTGCTGCGTCCGGGCCAGGGTGCGGGAGATCGGGCGGGAGATCGCGCCGGCGACCGTGCCGGTGATCGTGGCGGTCCGGGTGACCGTGCAGGAGATCGTGCAGGAGATCGTGCAGGAGATCGCGGTGATCGTGCCGGCAATCGCGGTGACCGGCCCGGCGGCGGCGATCGCGCTGGCGCGGGAGATCGTGCCAAGGGTGGTGGAGATCGCGCCAAGAATGCAGGCAAGAACGCAGGCAAGGGCGGCGGCGATCGTGCAAAGGCTGCCAACCGTGCCGGCGGCGGCGCTGCCGCCAATCGTGGCGGTGGCGGCAATCGCGGCGGTGCGATGAATGTCTCGTCCGGCCGGGCGGCGGCTGCAGCATCGGCGCGCGGACGCTCCAGCATGGCGAGCATGCCGCGCGGCGGCGGTGGTGGAGGCTTTGCCGGGCGCGGTGGCGGGGGCGGAATGGCCATGCATGGTGGTGGTGGTGGCGGCTTCCGTGGTGGAGGCGGAGGAGGAGGCCGTGGCGGTGGCGGCGGTGGCCGGCGCTCCGACATCGCGCTGAAGCATGACATCGTCCTGCTCGGCCATCTCTCTAACGGCCTCGGCTATTATCGCTTCAGCTACATCGGCAGCGACAAGGCCTATGTCGGCGTGATGGCGCAGGAAGTCGAGCGGGCGATGCCTGACGCTGTGACGCGCGGCAGCGATGGCTATCTGCGCGTGTATTATGAAAAGCTTGGCCTGACATTCCGCACCTACCGCGATTGGCTCGCCGACGGCGCGAAGATCCCTGCGGAGGCGACGCCATGA